The stretch of DNA CACTGATGCCGGCGCGGGTGGCCAGTAGTTCATCCCACCGCTCGGTTCCAGCCCAAAACACCTTTTTCAACTCGGCCATGGCCGCCGGATTGCATCCGGCCAGCCACCGCGCCCGCTGGCCGAGCGCGTCGTCCAGGGCCTCGACGTTCAGAGCAACCTCGGCATACAGCCCGTGGGTGAGGGCCCAGTCGGCGGTCCGCCAATCGGCGTCGACGCTCATGGCGGCAAAGGCCCCGAGGCCGATTTTCTTCTCGATGACCGGGCCCACCACGAACGGCCCGATCCCCACCGCGAGTTCGCTCAGCTTGACCGCCGATCCGGACGTGCCGATGGCCCAGTCGGCCGCGGCGATGACTCCGACGCCGCCGCCCGCCGCT from Gemmatimonadota bacterium encodes:
- a CDS encoding enoyl-CoA hydratase/isomerase family protein, translated to MHDGHVIRTTADGIATITFGHPKSNSLPSAILNQLAEAVAAAGQDPGARVIVLTSTGTGPFCAGASFDELRSIATPEQGQRFFSGFTRVILAMIRCPKFVLVRAHGKAAGGGVGVIAAADWAIGTSGSAVKLSELAVGIGPFVVGPVIEKKIGLGAFAAMSVDADWRTADWALTHGLYAEVALNVEALDDALGQRARWLAGCNPAAMAELKKVFWAGTERWDELLATRAGISGSLVLTDAARVAIDRATTR